CAATAGTTACAGGAATATAGTTATTCATGAACATATTTGAAATAGAGATAGTTTCAGGAGAGACCATCCATCCAGCAGTAATAACAAACATATTCGCAACGACATGTTGATAACCAGAAAGAGCAAACATCATTATTGGGAACCAGCAAATCCATAGTTTTCCAGTGACATCTGTAGCAGCAAAGGTCATCCAAATAGCCAAAGCTACTACAACATTACATAAAAATCCACTGGCAACAGCTTGAGCAAATCCTAAATGAACCTTACCTTCAGCGATAGCTACAACTTTGGCAGCCATAGGAGCACTTTTGAATACCCCGGCAACAATAGCAACCCATGCAAGGAAAGCACTCCCTACAAAATTTCCCAGCCAAACTACAATCCAGTTTCTTAAAACATCTTTAAATGATGAATCCCCAGTAATATAAGCTATAAAAGCTAAGTTATTACCAGTAAATAATGACCCTCCTACAAATAAAACCAGCATAAGTCCTACTGGAAATACTGCAGCTCCAAGAAGCTTTGAAAGTCCCGGATCTACATTAGCGCCAAGAGATTGAGTAACAGTAATATAAGCTATAAAACCTAAAGCTATAAATATTCCACCCATAATTCCCAATACAAATATTTTCAATGATTTTGTTTTTGTTTTTTTTATAGCCATTTGTACGACTGCTTCGGCTACCTCCGCTGTGTTTAAAAAAGTTTTCGACATAATTTCCTCCATTTTATTTAATTTTTATGATAGATTAATTCCCCCCATTGATATTTTAGGATTCAATAAAAAATTATTAAATTAAGACCCTAACTAAATTAACCCTACAAGGGGTATATTACTATTTTTATTTTTCTAAGTCAATTTTTTTAGTACTGTTGTATTATTTTATTGTGAAAGAAATATTTTTGTAAAAAAACATTTAATCCAAACTTTATATTTATAAGGTATTTTTTATAAAAATGATGTTTTTTTTTTCACTACCAATAAAAAAAATATTTTTTTACAGACATTTAGTATATAATTAATACAATTAGTATTATTTAAAAACAATTTTAAGGTAAATCAAATTGTTATTTATAGATTTTTAAGGGGGAATATTTAAGGTGGGTAACGAATACATTGATAACATATTATCTAATTTTAATTTTAGTAAGATAGAGCTGCTTCCAATTCTTACTGAGATTCAAAAACAAAATAAAGACAATTACATTTCAGATGATATATCTGATTATGTGGCTGTAAAATTAAAGATGCCAAAAGCC
This sequence is a window from Psychrilyobacter atlanticus DSM 19335. Protein-coding genes within it:
- a CDS encoding formate/nitrite transporter family protein, translated to MSKTFLNTAEVAEAVVQMAIKKTKTKSLKIFVLGIMGGIFIALGFIAYITVTQSLGANVDPGLSKLLGAAVFPVGLMLVLFVGGSLFTGNNLAFIAYITGDSSFKDVLRNWIVVWLGNFVGSAFLAWVAIVAGVFKSAPMAAKVVAIAEGKVHLGFAQAVASGFLCNVVVALAIWMTFAATDVTGKLWICWFPIMMFALSGYQHVVANMFVITAGWMVSPETISISNMFMNNYIPVTIGNVLSGGIFVPVIYYWLYLKKETSKVAASVN